One region of Limnospira fusiformis SAG 85.79 genomic DNA includes:
- a CDS encoding DUF268 domain-containing protein, with translation MLFRKRSHFIPISLAGFNLLFFSVPVGQDCLVWNAHRIYGKIRLPMMLEGWKTVDSFGFSESLIVNKPLGAFSYEQPVFVLQNL, from the coding sequence ATGCTTTTCAGAAAGCGATCGCACTTCATCCCCATTTCCCTGGCTGGATTTAATCTCTTGTTTTTCTCTGTTCCTGTGGGTCAAGATTGTCTGGTTTGGAATGCTCATCGCATTTATGGTAAGATCCGCTTGCCAATGATGTTGGAAGGCTGGAAAACGGTGGACAGTTTCGGGTTTTCCGAGTCTTTGATAGTCAATAAGCCCCTGGGAGCTTTTTCTTATGAACAACCTGTTTTTGTGCTTCAGAATTTATAA
- a CDS encoding glycosyltransferase 61 family protein, producing the protein MYTLVWGVSQLVSDLDRGNQLLRSGKLEEAVAAYQKAIALHPDFHWSHYKLGEALEQLGRLEEARVAYQKATDLNPSLDKFAPELESVNSIENSDINSSERLAKKIYGQLPTSTFSSLLPVDNQSFLSDVDCFRILIETIKPQIIIEVGSWKGHSAILMAQNLRDLNLNSSRVLCVDTWLGSLEHWEKEVWRNQLYLKHGYPSLYERFLSNVIRSGLKDYIIPFPMVSATAAAFFDRNEIKADLIYIDAAHDYESVTNDLHNFYPLLSQGGIIFGDDFPHPPTGNAIRDFAISKNLGIITQGRKCILLRNDQLSKFANHKSLNLVLEPQSINKNKIKLSPMAIDSSEIVIAENENLLFAAEEEKVYIYKPNSDENVTNFGVDNIIQKACFGSSVKTSKFQSIYTPKPVYLARFPWTLVLPSSPSLVISRMIKYWQDSLYLVNWQALSDQSDKGILMLTEDIKPRIINEPTILLAAGFANNYYHWHINLLPVAYYLKTKINSGKFRVIYRDLNNWQKRSLQLLGIDLSALEPVGNETLLCRSLVYSSYLSGIAFVLPPQIKKVFDSVKDYYWENVKNPIKDLPELIFISREDQPSRRKLLNEYEVFSALEKLGFVKVTPGRLSYEQQIQTFANAKVIVSPHGAGLTNIVFASSNCTVIEIFPENYINICYWRLSQVLNHKYAYIVAEVDEAQKHLHYHKTECSVSVDAVVNAVSHVLV; encoded by the coding sequence ATGTATACTTTAGTCTGGGGAGTCAGCCAATTGGTCAGCGATTTAGATAGGGGTAATCAACTGCTGCGGAGTGGTAAGCTAGAAGAGGCTGTAGCGGCTTATCAAAAAGCGATCGCACTTCATCCCGATTTCCATTGGTCTCACTACAAGCTAGGGGAAGCCTTAGAACAGTTGGGACGTTTAGAAGAAGCGAGAGTAGCTTATCAGAAAGCAACGGATTTGAATCCCAGTTTGGATAAATTTGCGCCCGAGTTAGAGTCGGTTAATAGTATCGAAAACTCAGACATTAATTCATCTGAACGACTAGCTAAAAAAATTTACGGGCAGTTGCCAACTTCAACTTTTTCAAGTTTGTTGCCAGTAGATAACCAAAGTTTTTTAAGTGATGTTGATTGCTTTAGAATTCTCATAGAAACTATTAAGCCACAGATAATTATTGAAGTTGGTAGTTGGAAGGGTCATTCAGCAATTTTAATGGCTCAAAATTTACGTGATTTAAACCTTAATTCTTCTCGTGTACTCTGCGTGGATACATGGCTGGGTAGCCTAGAACACTGGGAAAAGGAAGTATGGCGTAATCAACTTTATCTAAAACATGGTTATCCTAGTTTGTACGAGAGATTTTTGAGCAATGTTATTAGATCTGGATTAAAGGACTACATTATACCATTTCCTATGGTATCAGCAACAGCAGCAGCTTTTTTTGATAGAAATGAAATCAAAGCCGATCTCATATATATTGATGCAGCCCATGACTATGAATCTGTGACCAACGACCTGCACAATTTTTATCCGTTACTGAGTCAGGGTGGGATTATATTTGGAGATGATTTTCCACATCCTCCTACAGGGAATGCTATTCGTGATTTTGCCATAAGCAAGAACTTGGGGATAATAACGCAAGGAAGAAAATGTATTCTCTTGAGAAATGACCAGTTGAGTAAATTTGCCAACCATAAGAGTTTGAATCTGGTTTTAGAACCCCAATCCATTAATAAAAACAAAATCAAGCTCTCACCGATGGCTATAGATAGCTCAGAGATAGTTATTGCTGAAAATGAAAATTTACTCTTTGCTGCGGAAGAAGAAAAAGTTTATATATACAAGCCAAATTCAGATGAAAATGTCACCAATTTTGGTGTGGATAATATCATACAAAAAGCTTGTTTTGGTTCTTCTGTTAAAACAAGTAAGTTTCAAAGTATATATACTCCCAAGCCTGTTTATTTAGCTCGCTTCCCCTGGACTTTGGTACTTCCTTCTAGCCCATCTTTGGTAATTTCTCGGATGATAAAATATTGGCAGGATTCATTATATCTAGTCAACTGGCAGGCTTTATCTGATCAAAGCGACAAAGGAATACTGATGCTGACGGAGGATATCAAACCTCGGATTATTAATGAGCCAACGATACTACTTGCGGCAGGTTTCGCTAATAACTATTATCACTGGCACATTAATTTATTACCAGTAGCTTATTATTTAAAAACAAAAATTAACTCAGGCAAATTTAGAGTAATTTATCGTGACTTGAATAATTGGCAAAAAAGAAGTTTGCAGTTACTTGGAATAGATTTATCAGCCCTAGAGCCGGTAGGTAATGAAACGCTTTTATGTCGATCTCTTGTTTATTCGTCATACTTATCAGGCATAGCTTTTGTACTACCCCCCCAGATAAAAAAAGTGTTTGATTCAGTTAAAGATTATTATTGGGAAAATGTTAAGAATCCCATCAAGGATTTACCAGAATTGATATTTATTAGTCGAGAAGACCAACCCAGTCGCAGAAAGTTATTGAATGAATATGAAGTGTTTAGCGCTCTTGAAAAATTAGGATTTGTTAAAGTTACCCCTGGTCGTCTTTCCTATGAGCAACAAATTCAGACTTTTGCTAATGCCAAGGTCATAGTTAGTCCACACGGAGCTGGCTTAACTAACATAGTATTTGCTTCTTCTAACTGCACAGTAATTGAGATATTTCCAGAAAACTATATTAACATTTGCTATTGGCGTTTAAGCCAGGTTTTGAACCATAAATATGCTTATATTGTAGCTGAAGTAGATGAGGCGCAAAAGCATCTTCATTACCATAAAACAGAATGTAGTGTTTCAGTAGATGCTGTCGTTAACGCTGTCTCCCATGTTTTGGTATAA